A single Dictyoglomus sp. DNA region contains:
- the mutS gene encoding DNA mismatch repair protein MutS, which yields MENMTPLYRQYKSIKSKFPDSILLFRLGDFYEAFEEDAKIVSQELDITLTSKEIGKGQRIPMAGVPYHAVESYLAKLVNKKYKVAICEQMEDPSKAKGLVKREVVRVITPGTILEDTLLEERSNNYLSCLYSKSKEKIGLSSIDISTGEFIATQWIGNDVEDIIFSELIRLKPREILINLDFSENHPELLEEIKKSLDPKITFLSEEYFENKPDYPIEFKFSEELALKSGYCILNYIKEVMFTIPTHISKVEFYQPQQYLILDSTAIKHLELLETIREGQRKGSLLWVLDKTLTSMGSRLLKKWILQPLLHISMIKERQSAISELLEKEKVRRDFEKILEVFPDLERLNSRINYNSATPKELISLRQALSYLSQVKNLMKEFESKRLVQLRKEIPDLESLYELLEKAIVDNPPSTLREGGYIKEGFSAELDELRKILKESKNWLIDLENRERARTGIKSLKIGYNQVFGYYIEVTKANLNLVPDDYIRKQTLTNAERFITPELKNFESNILRAEENIQRLEEELFQKIRSEVVKYSKDIMTLAQIIAEIDVYIALSKCAREYNYVCPQITSDYEIIIKKGRHPVLEKILPAGSFVPNDTYLSKDKFIHLITGPNMAGKSTYIRQIALIVIMAQMGSFIPAEEAKIGIVDRIFTRIGAWDDISSGESTFFVEMKEVGNILKNARERSLIILDEVGRGTSTYDGISIAWAVVEYIHKKIKAKTLFATHYHELTELEKDLKNLKNLSVLVQEKGKEVIFLHKIVEKPSDKSYGIYVAQLAELPNEIIERAQKILFQLEKKRELAKKEVEQLPLFSSISNSYLEKIKRDLEELDINNLTPIDALLKISQWKELLKNYG from the coding sequence ATGGAAAATATGACTCCTTTATATAGACAATATAAAAGCATAAAAAGTAAATTTCCTGACTCTATCCTATTATTTAGATTAGGAGATTTTTATGAAGCTTTTGAAGAAGACGCAAAGATTGTCTCTCAAGAATTAGATATAACTTTAACTTCAAAAGAAATTGGTAAGGGACAAAGAATTCCCATGGCAGGAGTTCCCTATCATGCAGTAGAAAGCTACTTAGCAAAATTAGTAAATAAAAAATATAAAGTTGCTATATGTGAACAAATGGAAGATCCATCTAAAGCAAAAGGACTTGTAAAAAGAGAGGTAGTAAGAGTTATAACTCCAGGAACTATTTTAGAAGATACATTATTAGAAGAAAGAAGTAATAATTATTTGTCTTGTTTATATAGTAAATCTAAAGAAAAAATTGGGCTTTCAAGTATTGACATATCTACAGGAGAATTCATCGCTACCCAATGGATTGGAAATGATGTTGAAGATATTATATTTTCAGAATTAATAAGATTAAAACCAAGGGAAATTCTCATTAATTTGGATTTTTCTGAAAATCATCCAGAGCTTTTAGAAGAGATAAAAAAATCCTTAGATCCTAAAATTACATTTCTTTCTGAAGAATATTTTGAAAATAAACCAGACTATCCAATAGAGTTTAAATTCTCCGAAGAACTTGCACTAAAATCTGGATATTGCATTCTTAATTATATAAAAGAAGTAATGTTTACTATACCAACTCATATATCAAAAGTAGAGTTCTACCAACCACAACAATATCTAATTTTAGATAGTACTGCAATAAAGCATTTAGAGCTTTTAGAAACTATTAGAGAAGGACAAAGAAAGGGAAGCCTTCTTTGGGTTTTAGATAAAACACTAACATCTATGGGCTCAAGACTTTTAAAAAAATGGATCCTTCAACCATTACTTCATATATCTATGATCAAAGAAAGACAATCCGCAATTTCCGAGCTTTTAGAAAAAGAAAAAGTAAGACGAGATTTTGAAAAAATTTTGGAAGTTTTTCCTGATTTAGAAAGATTAAATTCAAGGATAAATTATAATTCAGCGACACCAAAGGAATTAATATCTTTAAGACAAGCTTTATCATATCTTTCTCAAGTAAAAAATCTAATGAAAGAATTCGAATCAAAAAGATTAGTACAATTAAGAAAGGAAATTCCTGATTTAGAATCCCTTTATGAACTTTTAGAAAAGGCTATTGTTGATAATCCTCCATCTACCTTAAGAGAAGGTGGATATATAAAAGAAGGTTTTTCTGCAGAATTAGATGAATTGAGAAAAATATTAAAGGAGAGTAAAAACTGGCTTATAGATTTAGAAAATAGAGAAAGAGCAAGAACAGGTATTAAATCCTTAAAAATAGGTTATAATCAGGTATTTGGATATTACATTGAGGTAACAAAAGCAAATTTAAACTTAGTTCCTGATGATTATATAAGAAAACAAACCTTGACAAATGCAGAAAGATTTATAACCCCTGAATTAAAGAATTTTGAAAGTAACATATTAAGAGCAGAAGAAAATATTCAGAGATTGGAGGAGGAATTATTCCAAAAAATAAGATCAGAAGTAGTAAAATATTCAAAAGATATTATGACTCTGGCTCAAATCATTGCAGAAATTGATGTTTATATAGCTCTTTCCAAGTGTGCCCGCGAATACAATTATGTGTGTCCTCAAATAACTTCGGATTATGAGATAATAATCAAAAAAGGAAGACATCCTGTATTAGAGAAAATTCTTCCTGCAGGAAGTTTTGTTCCTAATGATACCTATCTTTCTAAAGATAAATTTATTCATCTTATTACAGGCCCTAATATGGCTGGAAAGTCAACTTATATAAGACAGATTGCATTAATAGTTATAATGGCTCAAATGGGTTCCTTTATTCCTGCAGAGGAAGCCAAAATTGGTATTGTTGACAGAATATTTACAAGAATTGGAGCATGGGATGATATCTCTTCAGGAGAAAGTACCTTTTTTGTTGAAATGAAAGAAGTGGGAAATATCCTGAAAAATGCAAGGGAAAGAAGTCTTATTATCTTAGATGAGGTAGGAAGAGGTACAAGTACCTATGATGGAATAAGTATTGCATGGGCAGTAGTAGAGTATATTCATAAAAAAATAAAAGCAAAAACTCTCTTTGCTACTCATTATCATGAACTAACAGAACTAGAAAAAGATTTAAAAAATTTAAAAAACTTAAGTGTATTAGTTCAAGAAAAGGGTAAAGAAGTTATATTCTTACACAAGATTGTGGAAAAACCTTCTGATAAAAGTTATGGAATATATGTGGCCCAACTCGCGGAGTTACCTAATGAAATAATAGAAAGAGCTCAAAAAATTCTATTTCAATTAGAAAAGAAAAGAGAATTGGCTAAAAAAGAAGTAGAACAATTGCCTTTATTTTCCTCTATAAGTAATTCCTACCTAGAGAAGATTAAAAGGGATTTAGAAGAATTAGATATCAATAATTTAACTCCAATTGATGCACTACTTAAGATTAGTCAGTGGAAAGAATTATTAAAAAATTATGGGTAA
- the mutL gene encoding DNA mismatch repair endonuclease MutL has translation MGKIQILSENIRNKISAGEVVERPVSVVKELVENSIDANANKIIIEIKSSGNDLIGVIDNGEGMEREDALLAIKPFTTSKIRREEDLNCIKTLGFRGEALSSIASVSKMEIRTKPEIGQGTYLKVYGGEIKEVNPWEGDKGTSVRVFDLFYNVPVRKKFLKSPLTEGRLILEFVQKIALCYPEISFKYVQDEKDRFLTSGNGKIEDVILELFGEEVLDNLISFENEKGNYKIKGFISIPYKLLFSKPQDMIFLNRRIIKNSSILQGIKEGYSQRLKENLYPFVIINLFIPYEEVDVNVHPTKREVKFHREREVIDFIAQSIKSALDEHEEERRKKVFPVTKERKEKEEKIKTNNLKLPLLESSVKYIEKSSYLFPSFLDFNIVGQVFNNYLLIEYKDKLLIIDQHAAHERIKYEELKKKREKNLIEGNEIIFPLIIELSKEEKKILQEKREILESFSFYWEDFGPENIRITSIPNEFINLDNFSLENLFRELIQELNEKDLKNLEEKILKTIACHSAIRSGDILIEEEIHALIRTIVDEKIPLTCPHGRPIIWELTREEIEKKFQR, from the coding sequence ATGGGTAAGATTCAAATTCTTTCAGAGAATATAAGAAATAAAATATCTGCTGGAGAAGTAGTAGAGAGGCCTGTTTCTGTAGTAAAGGAACTTGTAGAAAACTCTATAGATGCCAATGCAAACAAAATTATAATCGAGATAAAATCCTCAGGTAATGACCTTATAGGAGTTATAGATAATGGAGAGGGAATGGAAAGAGAAGATGCTTTATTAGCTATAAAGCCTTTTACCACAAGTAAAATTAGGAGAGAAGAGGATTTAAACTGCATAAAAACCTTAGGATTTAGGGGTGAGGCTCTATCAAGTATTGCTAGTGTATCAAAAATGGAAATAAGAACAAAACCAGAGATAGGGCAGGGGACTTATTTAAAAGTTTATGGAGGGGAAATAAAAGAGGTAAATCCTTGGGAAGGAGATAAGGGAACATCTGTTAGAGTATTTGATTTATTTTACAATGTTCCTGTTAGAAAAAAGTTTTTGAAAAGTCCTCTAACTGAAGGACGATTAATTTTAGAATTTGTACAAAAAATAGCATTATGTTATCCAGAAATATCTTTCAAATATGTTCAAGATGAAAAGGACAGATTTTTAACTTCAGGGAATGGAAAAATAGAAGATGTAATATTAGAATTATTTGGCGAGGAGGTTCTTGATAACCTTATTTCTTTTGAAAATGAGAAGGGAAACTATAAGATAAAAGGATTTATTTCCATACCCTATAAACTCTTGTTTTCAAAACCTCAAGATATGATTTTTCTTAATAGAAGAATTATTAAGAATTCCTCTATTCTTCAGGGAATAAAGGAAGGATATTCTCAAAGATTAAAGGAAAACCTTTATCCCTTTGTTATAATAAATCTTTTTATTCCCTATGAAGAAGTTGATGTTAACGTTCATCCTACCAAAAGAGAAGTAAAATTTCACAGAGAAAGAGAAGTTATAGATTTTATAGCTCAATCTATAAAATCAGCTTTAGACGAACATGAGGAAGAAAGAAGAAAAAAGGTATTTCCAGTAACTAAAGAAAGAAAAGAAAAAGAGGAAAAAATTAAGACTAATAACTTGAAGCTTCCATTGTTAGAAAGCAGTGTAAAATATATAGAAAAATCTTCTTATCTTTTTCCAAGCTTTTTAGATTTTAATATTGTGGGACAAGTTTTTAATAATTATCTTTTAATAGAATACAAAGATAAGCTTCTTATTATTGATCAACATGCAGCCCATGAGAGAATTAAATATGAAGAATTAAAAAAGAAAAGAGAAAAAAATCTAATAGAAGGAAACGAGATAATTTTTCCTCTAATTATTGAGTTATCAAAAGAGGAGAAAAAAATTTTACAAGAAAAACGAGAAATTCTAGAAAGCTTTTCTTTTTATTGGGAAGATTTTGGACCAGAAAATATAAGAATTACAAGTATACCTAATGAATTTATAAATCTTGATAATTTCTCCTTAGAAAATTTATTTAGAGAGCTTATTCAAGAATTAAATGAAAAGGATTTAAAAAATTTAGAGGAAAAAATATTAAAAACCATTGCCTGTCATAGTGCCATAAGAAGTGGAGATATATTAATAGAAGAAGAAATTCATGCTCTAATTAGAACTATTGTAGATGAAAAAATACCCTTAACATGTCCTCATGGTCGTCCCATAATCTGGGAATTAACTAGAGAAGAGATAGAAAAAAAATTTCAAAGATGA
- the miaA gene encoding tRNA (adenosine(37)-N6)-dimethylallyltransferase MiaA, giving the protein MRIPIVIILGPTGVGKTKLSIKLAPLISGEIISVDSMQVYKEMDIGTAKPSKEEMEEVPHHLIDIVPPDYPFTSAEFKERAERAIYDIYKRGKIPILVGGTALYFKVLLGDFSPPYIPPDYELRRKLREVLNKDGEIALYSKLKEIDPISSQKIHPHDHKRIIRALEVYMKTGKPISELAGKEKKENFLYTKIGLYLPKEIHLKILEERVEKMFEMGLIEEVRRLWMKGIDENCVSMQGIGYKEILGYLKGKYSQDEAKRLIIKRTKLFVKRQFTWFKKDKEITWFNVIDYTFDQLISVIYDKIIKDLNLY; this is encoded by the coding sequence ATGAGAATTCCCATCGTTATTATATTAGGTCCAACAGGAGTAGGAAAAACAAAACTATCTATCAAATTAGCTCCTCTTATTTCTGGCGAAATAATTTCGGTAGATTCTATGCAAGTTTATAAAGAAATGGATATAGGAACAGCAAAACCCTCAAAAGAAGAAATGGAAGAGGTTCCTCATCATCTTATAGATATAGTTCCTCCAGACTATCCTTTTACTTCTGCAGAGTTTAAAGAAAGAGCAGAAAGAGCTATTTATGATATTTACAAAAGGGGTAAAATTCCAATTTTAGTTGGGGGTACTGCATTATATTTCAAAGTTTTACTGGGAGATTTTTCTCCTCCTTATATACCTCCTGATTACGAATTAAGAAGAAAGCTCCGTGAAGTTTTAAACAAAGATGGAGAAATAGCTCTTTATTCTAAGCTAAAAGAAATAGATCCCATCTCATCTCAAAAGATTCATCCCCATGATCACAAGAGAATAATAAGGGCTCTAGAAGTATATATGAAGACAGGAAAACCTATAAGCGAACTTGCAGGAAAAGAAAAAAAAGAAAATTTTTTATATACAAAGATAGGACTTTACCTTCCTAAGGAAATTCACTTAAAAATTTTAGAGGAAAGAGTCGAGAAAATGTTTGAAATGGGATTAATAGAAGAAGTAAGAAGACTTTGGATGAAAGGAATAGATGAAAACTGTGTATCTATGCAAGGTATAGGATATAAAGAAATTTTAGGATATCTTAAAGGAAAATATTCTCAAGATGAAGCAAAAAGATTAATTATCAAAAGGACAAAACTGTTTGTTAAAAGACAATTTACTTGGTTTAAGAAGGATAAAGAAATTACGTGGTTTAATGTAATAGACTATACTTTCGATCAACTTATCTCAGTTATTTATGATAAAATCATTAAAGACTTGAATTTATATTAA
- a CDS encoding LL-diaminopimelate aminotransferase produces MFKKAKRIENLPPYLFARIDQLKEEAIRKGIDVISLGIGDPDQPTPLPIIEKLCEEALNPENHRYPSYEGLLEYRKAVADWYKYRFNVDLDPKTEVLSLIGSKEGLVHMLWGVIDEGDGVLCPDPGYPVYKIATILAGGIPYPIPLKAENNFLPRWEDLDTQIVKKCKAMFLNYPSNPTGAVIDKKGLEEAVFFARENNLMIFYDNAYSEITFDGFIAPSILEIPSAKEIAIEFGSLSKTFNMTGWRIGYAVGNSELISILSTIKTNVDSGVFQAIQYAGITALNNLREHPKNSAKIYQKRRDMVLSAFEDLGVPIIPPKGTFYVWVPVPQGFTSTDFSALLLEEVGVLVVPGIGYGEYGEGYIRISTTIKEDRLITALERIRNFLRRDDWKSRKPSLLLK; encoded by the coding sequence ATGTTTAAAAAAGCAAAAAGAATTGAGAATCTTCCTCCATATTTATTTGCAAGAATAGATCAGTTAAAGGAGGAAGCAATAAGAAAAGGAATAGATGTTATAAGTTTAGGAATTGGAGATCCTGATCAACCTACTCCCCTTCCTATTATAGAAAAGTTATGTGAAGAAGCATTAAATCCAGAGAATCATAGATATCCATCCTACGAGGGGCTTTTAGAGTATAGAAAAGCTGTAGCAGACTGGTATAAATATAGATTTAATGTAGATTTAGATCCTAAAACTGAAGTTTTATCTCTAATAGGATCAAAAGAAGGACTAGTTCATATGCTCTGGGGAGTCATTGATGAGGGTGATGGAGTTCTTTGTCCTGATCCTGGATATCCAGTATATAAAATAGCGACAATACTCGCAGGAGGAATTCCATATCCCATTCCTTTAAAAGCTGAAAATAATTTTCTTCCAAGATGGGAAGATTTAGATACTCAGATTGTAAAGAAGTGTAAAGCTATGTTTTTAAATTATCCTAGTAATCCTACTGGTGCGGTAATAGATAAGAAAGGATTAGAAGAAGCAGTATTCTTCGCAAGAGAAAATAACTTAATGATTTTTTATGACAATGCATACTCAGAAATTACTTTTGATGGATTTATTGCTCCAAGTATTTTAGAAATACCATCTGCAAAAGAAATCGCTATAGAATTTGGATCTTTATCAAAAACCTTTAATATGACAGGATGGAGAATTGGTTATGCTGTGGGAAATTCTGAGCTTATTTCAATACTTTCAACTATTAAGACCAATGTAGATTCTGGAGTATTTCAAGCAATACAGTATGCTGGAATTACTGCACTAAATAATCTAAGGGAACATCCAAAAAACAGTGCAAAAATATATCAAAAAAGAAGGGATATGGTCCTTTCTGCTTTTGAAGATTTAGGAGTTCCAATTATTCCTCCAAAAGGAACTTTTTATGTTTGGGTGCCTGTACCTCAGGGATTTACATCTACCGATTTTTCTGCTCTTCTTCTTGAGGAAGTTGGAGTACTGGTTGTTCCTGGAATTGGATATGGAGAGTACGGAGAAGGATATATAAGAATATCTACAACCATAAAGGAAGATAGATTAATAACTGCTTTAGAGAGAATAAGAAATTTCTTAAGGAGGGATGATTGGAAATCGAGAAAGCCATCCTTGTTGTTAAAATAG
- the hflX gene encoding GTPase HflX, translating to MEIEKAILVVKIGDNEGLEELKLLSKTAGAKVEDIVFYRKDSINPSYFISRGKLEELEEKVLKNKSELVIFNEDLSPTQLKNLEKIIPCKIIDRTTLILDIFAQHARTKEGKIQVELAQLEYLLPRLVGRGEVLSRLGGGIGTRGPGETKLEVDRRKIRRRIYTLKEQLKEVQKEREVQRKNRRDIYQVALVGYTNVGKSSLFNLLTHSNVKVEDQLFATLDPTVRKVRLENNWEFLIIDTVGFIKNLPPSLMTAFRATLEEVLYVDLIVHLIDISNPNFVKQIEVVEKILEEIGVENKPIIRAYNKIDLISRERLLEIKKTLDFYPSVFISVIKNQGIDKLKKLIIKNLLKGTRRYTLSIDYNLWKDFQKYTGKIYIEKQEFNEKGVKVWARIPKEYKRECLPYIKKNKALA from the coding sequence TTGGAAATCGAGAAAGCCATCCTTGTTGTTAAAATAGGAGATAATGAAGGTTTAGAAGAATTAAAGCTTTTATCTAAAACTGCAGGAGCAAAGGTAGAAGATATAGTTTTTTACAGAAAAGATTCCATTAATCCCTCTTACTTTATAAGTAGGGGAAAATTAGAAGAATTAGAAGAAAAAGTTTTAAAAAACAAATCAGAACTTGTGATTTTTAATGAAGATCTATCTCCTACTCAGTTAAAAAACTTAGAAAAGATAATACCTTGTAAAATTATTGATAGAACAACTTTAATATTAGATATTTTTGCCCAGCACGCAAGAACAAAAGAAGGTAAGATTCAAGTAGAGCTTGCTCAATTAGAATATCTATTGCCAAGACTTGTGGGAAGGGGAGAAGTATTATCTCGTCTTGGAGGAGGAATTGGAACAAGAGGTCCTGGGGAAACAAAACTTGAAGTAGATAGAAGAAAAATAAGAAGAAGAATATATACTCTAAAAGAACAATTAAAAGAAGTACAAAAGGAAAGAGAAGTTCAGAGAAAAAATAGAAGAGATATTTATCAAGTAGCATTGGTAGGATACACCAACGTAGGAAAGTCATCCCTTTTTAATCTTCTTACTCATTCTAATGTAAAGGTTGAAGATCAATTATTTGCCACTTTAGATCCAACTGTAAGAAAAGTTAGATTAGAAAATAATTGGGAATTTCTTATAATAGACACTGTAGGATTTATTAAAAATCTACCCCCATCCTTAATGACTGCTTTTCGAGCAACGCTTGAAGAGGTTTTATATGTTGACTTAATCGTTCATCTAATAGATATCTCAAATCCAAACTTTGTAAAACAAATAGAGGTGGTAGAAAAAATACTTGAGGAAATTGGTGTAGAAAATAAACCTATAATTAGAGCGTATAATAAAATCGATCTTATATCAAGAGAAAGACTTTTAGAAATTAAAAAAACTCTTGATTTTTATCCTTCTGTTTTTATCTCTGTTATTAAAAACCAAGGAATAGATAAATTAAAGAAGCTAATAATAAAAAATCTTTTAAAAGGAACACGAAGATACACTCTAAGTATAGACTACAACTTATGGAAAGACTTTCAGAAATATACAGGAAAAATATATATAGAAAAACAGGAATTTAATGAAAAAGGAGTAAAAGTTTGGGCACGAATACCTAAGGAATATAAAAGAGAATGTTTACCATATATAAAAAAGAATAAAGCTTTAGCTTAA
- a CDS encoding DUF72 domain-containing protein encodes MKVFIGTSGWSYFWNPKKNLQWYIENTPFNAVEVNSTFYRFPYESFIKSWAKFGERLRFVIKVHRSITHIHRLNELAKEQWNKFQNYFIPLDSFIDFYLFQVPPSFKSENINRVLEFAIYTKLEKRFAFEPRSSDWFTEKHYEKFKECKITFVSVNAPKLPNDLVMTTDILYLRFHGKEKWYSYVYTEEELKEIAEKIKNLSPEKVYIFFNNDTGMLPNGETMAKLLS; translated from the coding sequence ATGAAGGTTTTTATTGGAACTTCGGGATGGAGTTATTTCTGGAATCCTAAAAAAAATCTTCAATGGTACATTGAAAATACTCCTTTTAATGCTGTTGAAGTGAATTCTACCTTTTATCGTTTTCCTTACGAAAGTTTTATAAAATCTTGGGCAAAATTTGGAGAAAGGTTGAGATTTGTTATAAAGGTTCATAGATCAATAACTCACATTCACAGATTGAATGAGCTTGCAAAGGAACAATGGAATAAATTTCAAAACTATTTTATTCCTTTAGATAGCTTTATTGATTTTTATCTTTTTCAAGTACCCCCAAGTTTTAAATCAGAAAATATAAATAGGGTTTTAGAGTTTGCAATTTATACAAAATTAGAAAAGAGATTTGCTTTTGAACCAAGAAGTAGCGACTGGTTTACAGAGAAACATTATGAAAAGTTTAAAGAATGCAAAATAACCTTTGTATCTGTCAATGCCCCAAAATTACCTAATGACTTGGTTATGACTACAGATATTTTATATCTTAGGTTCCATGGAAAAGAAAAATGGTATTCTTATGTATATACTGAAGAAGAATTAAAAGAAATTGCAGAAAAAATAAAAAATCTTTCTCCTGAAAAGGTATATATATTTTTTAATAATGATACAGGAATGCTTCCCAATGGTGAAACGATGGCAAAGCTTTTAAGCTAA
- a CDS encoding WYL domain-containing protein: MARKNIDIRRPSLLTKLYELYKAIESKNFPSNEDLQRKLEVSEKTIDRYIAILRDKFSAPIKYDRYKKGYYLDEKWEFPFPKLTEGEIFSLLISINLIEEFKNTPLEDTLKSLSQKLELLLPEEITIRSKEVEMILSVSLSPIKMKVNIKETFEKIFSAIRSKKRILINYYSIERNEITERKIDPYHIYNYEGVWYFCGYCHLRKEIRDFALDRIQKIKILLEPFEFPKDFDAKEYLSKAFRMYKGAIQRVKILFDSYQARWIKERIWHENQKITELDNGEIIFEIEGHPEELKRWVLSYGKHAKVLEPESFREKIERELKDSLKNYE, from the coding sequence TTGGCGAGAAAAAATATTGATATTAGACGTCCATCATTATTAACTAAATTATACGAACTATATAAAGCTATAGAATCTAAAAATTTCCCCAGCAACGAAGACCTTCAAAGAAAACTAGAAGTAAGCGAAAAAACCATTGATAGATATATTGCAATTTTAAGAGATAAATTCAGTGCCCCTATTAAATATGACCGATATAAAAAAGGATATTACCTCGATGAAAAATGGGAATTTCCATTTCCAAAACTTACTGAGGGAGAAATATTCTCTCTTTTAATCTCTATAAACTTAATTGAGGAATTTAAAAATACACCCTTAGAAGATACATTAAAGAGTCTTTCCCAAAAATTAGAGCTTCTTTTGCCCGAAGAAATAACCATAAGATCTAAAGAAGTAGAGATGATTCTTTCAGTATCCCTTTCTCCAATAAAAATGAAAGTTAATATAAAAGAAACTTTCGAAAAGATATTTTCTGCAATAAGAAGTAAAAAAAGAATTCTTATTAATTACTACTCCATAGAAAGAAATGAGATAACAGAACGAAAAATAGATCCCTATCATATTTATAACTATGAGGGAGTTTGGTATTTTTGTGGTTATTGTCATTTAAGGAAGGAAATAAGAGATTTTGCTTTAGATAGAATACAAAAAATAAAAATCCTTTTAGAACCTTTTGAATTTCCAAAGGATTTTGATGCAAAGGAATATCTTTCTAAAGCTTTTAGAATGTATAAAGGAGCTATTCAAAGAGTAAAAATTCTGTTTGATTCCTATCAAGCAAGATGGATAAAAGAAAGAATATGGCATGAGAACCAGAAAATAACAGAGCTTGATAATGGAGAAATAATATTTGAAATAGAAGGTCACCCTGAAGAGTTAAAAAGATGGGTATTAAGTTATGGAAAACATGCAAAAGTTCTTGAACCAGAAAGTTTTAGAGAAAAGATAGAAAGAGAACTAAAGGACTCTTTAAAAAATTATGAATAA
- the cas6 gene encoding CRISPR-associated endoribonuclease Cas6 produces the protein MRIKLVYESLEDKDIILPCHYNYYLQTLIYNTFSSHIAKWLHDEGFLFGKRRFKLFTFSRILEKGKIIFKNNGTKYLNFGRKITFYFSSPIDDIVGNLGERAFREREFSVYKNKVYISQLEILLPPKIEEKIYIKMLSPLTIYSTFIKNGSKIIHFYRPNEKEFSRLIEENAKKKSQIFYKEIPKEGYLNIRPYKFSLEKNRKIVLFKNTPIEGWTGIFELLGDPKLIRITYEAGLGSKNSEGFGMWEIWREKEDEKDAE, from the coding sequence ATGAGAATAAAATTAGTATATGAAAGCCTTGAGGATAAAGATATAATTCTTCCATGCCATTATAATTACTATCTTCAAACTTTAATATATAATACTTTTTCTTCACACATTGCTAAGTGGCTTCACGACGAAGGATTTTTATTTGGTAAAAGAAGATTTAAACTTTTTACCTTTTCTCGTATCCTTGAAAAGGGAAAGATTATCTTCAAGAATAATGGAACAAAGTACTTAAACTTTGGTAGAAAAATAACCTTTTACTTTTCATCCCCTATAGATGATATAGTAGGAAACTTAGGAGAAAGAGCCTTCAGAGAAAGAGAGTTTTCAGTTTATAAAAACAAAGTGTATATCTCACAACTCGAAATTCTTCTTCCACCAAAAATTGAAGAAAAAATTTATATAAAAATGCTTTCTCCGCTTACTATTTATAGCACTTTTATAAAAAATGGCTCTAAAATTATTCATTTTTATAGACCAAATGAAAAGGAATTCTCAAGACTTATAGAGGAAAATGCAAAGAAAAAATCTCAAATTTTTTATAAAGAAATTCCCAAAGAAGGATATTTAAATATAAGACCTTATAAATTCTCTTTAGAAAAAAACAGAAAAATAGTTCTTTTTAAAAATACCCCCATAGAAGGATGGACAGGAATATTTGAACTTTTAGGAGATCCTAAGCTTATAAGAATAACCTATGAAGCAGGTTTAGGTAGCAAAAATTCAGAAGGTTTTGGCATGTGGGAAATATGGAGAGAAAAGGAGGACGAGAAAGATGCTGAGTAA